TCGCTCGCTATGAGGAGCTCGCGGCCGAGGCCGACAAGGCGCGCAAGATCGACACCGCCGACATCAACATCCCGCCCGGCCCGCGCCTCGGCGACGTGGTGCTCGAGGCCCACGGGCTGAGCAAGGGCTTCGGCGACCGCACCCTGATCGACGACCTGAGCTTCACGCTGCCGCGCGCCGGCATCGTGGGCGTGATCGGTCCCAACGGCGTCGGCAAGACGACGCTGTTCCGGATGATCACCGGCAACGAGACGCCCGACTCCGGTGAGCTGAAGATCGGCCAGACGGTCAAGATCTCCTACGTCGACCAGAGCCGCGGCGGCATCGACCCGCAGAAGAACGTCTGGGAGGTCGTCTCCGATGGGCTCGACCACATCAAGGTCGCCAACTTCGAGATGAACTCGCGCGCCTACGTGGCGTCGTTCGGCTTCAAGGGGCCCGACCAGCAGAAGAAGGCCGGCGTGCTCTCCGGCGGTGAGCGCAACCGGCTCAACCTCGCCCTCACGCTGAAGATGGGCGGCAACCTGCTGCTCCTGGACGAGCCCACCAACGACCTGGACGTCGAGACCCTGTCCTCGCTGGAGGACGCGCTCCTCGACTTCCCCGGGTGCGCGGTGGTCACCTCCCACGACCGGTGGTTCCTCGACCGGGTCGCGACCCACATCCTGGCCTGGGAGGGCACCGACGAGAACCCGGCGCAGTGGTTCTGGTTCGAGGGCAACTTCGCGGCCTACGAGGAGAACAAGGTCGAGCGCCTCGGCGCCGACGCCGCCCGGCCGCACCGCGTGACCCACCGCCGGCTCACCCGCGACTGACGGCTCCCCGCAGCGCCCGGCCGCCCGCCTCGCGGATGTCGGCGGCCGGGTGCTCGGCGACCAACGCGTCGGCCGCGGTGCCGAACGCGCGCCCGACCGCGGCCAGGTCGTCGGCGCTGAGGCGATCGACGAAGTGTCGGCGTACGCCGTGGACGTGCACCGGCGCCGCACGCTCCAGCAGCTGACGACCCGCGTCGGTGAGCACCGCCTCGACCCCGCGCCCGTCGTCGCCGTACGCCACCCGTTCGACGACACCGCGGTCCTGCAGGCGCTTGACCGTGTGGGTGATCCGGCTGCGCGAGTGACACATGCTGTCGGCCAGCGCCGACATCCGCATCCGGCCGCCGTCGGACTCGGAGAGCCGCACGAGGATCTCGTACTCCGCCAGTGCCAGCCCGAACTCGTCGCGCAGCTCGCGGTCGAGCTTGGCGAGGAGCAGGGTGCTGCCGACGACGTACGAGCGCCAGGCGTGCTGTTGGTCGCGCTCGAGCCAGCGCGGCGTGGAAGAGCTCACCGGCCCAGGATAAGCACAGGTAGTTGAATCTTCGACCACATTGCCGAACGGCCCGCGACCTGCTTGGGCAGGTCACGGGCCGTTCGTTCGTCCAGTGCGCTGAGGAAGCGGTCTTGGATCAGATCCGCTCGAGGATCAGGGCCATGCCCATGCCGCCGCCGACGCACATCGTGATCAGGCCGGTGGACTTGTCGTGCCAGTCCAGCGAGTTGAGCATCGTCGCCTGCAGGCGCGCACCGGTCATGCCGAACGGGTGACCCACGGCGATCGAGCCGCCGTTGATGTTGAGATTGTCCCAGTCGACACCGAGGTCCTCGGCCGAGGGGACGACCTGCGCGGCGAACGCCTCGTTGATCTCGACCAGGTCGATGTCGTCGATCGTCATGCCGGCGTGCTTCAGCGCGCGTCGGCTGGCCTCGACCGGGCCCATGCCCATGATCTCGGGGGAGAGACCCGAGACACCGGTCGACACGATCCGCGCGAGCGGGGTGAGGCCGAGCTCGGCAGCCTTCGTGTCGGACATGACGATGACCGCGGCCGCGCCGTCGTTGAGCGGGCAGCAGTTGCCGGCCGTGACGACGCCATCGGGACGGAACACCGGGTCGAGCTTGGAGATCGCGTCGTAGGTGACGCCGGCGCGCGGGCCGTCGTCAGCCGAGACGACCGTGCCGTCAGCCAGCGTGACCGGCGTGATCTCTCGGGCCCAGAAGCCGTCCTTGATGCGCTCCTCTGCGAGGTTCTGCGAGCGGACGGCGAACTCGTCGAGCACCTTGCGGTCGAGGCCGCGCGACGAGGCGACGTTCTCGGCCGTCTGGCCCATGGCGATGTAGACGTCGGGCAGCAGGCCCTGGCCGCGCGGGTCGGTCCACACCTGGCCACCGGCCGCCGAGGCCTTGGTGCGCTCCTTGGCCTCGTCGAACTTGGGGTTGTGGGTGTTGGGGATGTGGTCGGAGGTGCCGAACTGGAAGCGCGACACCGTCTCGACACCGGCGGAGATGAACGCGTCACCCTCGCCCGCCTTGATGGCGTGGAACGCCATCCGGGTGGTCTGCACCGACGACGAGCAGTAGCGCGTGATCGTGGTGCCGGGGACGTCGTCGAGCCCGAGCAGGACCGAGACGTTGCGGCCCATGTTGTTGCCCGCCTCGCCGCCGGGCAGGCCGCACCCGAGGATGAGGTCGTCGATGGTGTTCGGGTCCAGTGCGGGGACCTTGTCCAGCGCCGCCTGGACGATCAGCGCGCTGAGGTCGTCCGGACGGAACTCCTTCAGCGAGCCCTTGTTGGCTCGGCCGATGGGGGTGCGGGCCGCGCTGACGATCACTGCCTCGGGCATGGATGTAACTCCGATCTGTGGTGGATGCCACCAGCCTACGAGTCGCAGCCTCTGGGAGGATCGATAGGTGCGTCACACCTACTCCTGCCCGTTGCGCTGGGCCGACATGGACATGCTCGCCCACGTCAACAACGTCACCTACATCGACTATCTCCAAGAGGCCCGCATCGACATGCTGGTCAACCACGCGCCGGTGCGCGGCGGGGAGGACCTGGCCGAGGGTGTGGTGGTGGTGCGGCACGAGGTGGACTACCTCGCGCCGTTGACCTACCGCCCCGACCCGGTCCTGGTCGAGACCTGGGTGACGGAGGTGCGCGCCGCCACGTTCACGATGGCCTACGAGGTGTTCGACCAGCACCCCGACGGCACCCGCACCGTCTACCTGCGGGCGCGATCCGTGCTGACGCCGTACGTCTTCGCCGAGGAGCGCCCGCGCCGGCTCAGCGTGCGTGAGCGTGAGGTGCTGGGGGTCTTCCTCGACGAGCAGACGCCGCCGCTGCGCGCCCCCGACGTACGCCGTTGTGCGCCGCTGCCCGAGGGCGGGCAGTCCCTGAGCTACGACCTGCACGTGCGGTGGTCCGACGTCGACGCCTACGGCCACGTGAACAACGTGAAGTACTTCGAGTACCTCCAGGAGTCGCGGGTCGCGTTCCTCAGCACCCTGCGCGAGCCGGGGGATGCCCCGGTGTGGGTGGTCGTCGCCGGCACCGACGTGGACTACCTGCGCCCGGTGCTGTTCCGCAGTCGGCCCTACCTCGTCACCTCCCGGATCGCCCGGCTCGGCCGCAGCTCGCTGACGATCGCCTCGGAGATCCGCGACGGCCAGGATCCGGACGCCGCCGTGCAGGCGCGCGGCGAGGTCACGATCGTCCGGTTCGACCGCAAGGCGGGGACCGCGGTGCCGTTCGACGACGACCACCGCGCGCGGCTCGCGCCACTGCTGTAGGGCTTCTCGCGGGTCAGTCGCCGCTGCAGGGCTCGGCGAGCCCACGGTGCAGAACGGCCTTGACCTTGTCGGGGGTGACCTTGGCGGCGATGTCCTGCACCCGGGTCTTGAGGCCGCCGCCGGTCACGCGGCTGTCACCGGAGAGCAGTGCCTCGATGCCCTGCCGGGCGACGTCGGCCGGGTCGTCCTTGGGGCCCTGGCCGATCGCGGTGTCGAGCATCCCCGCGCGGGCGAAGAACTCGGTGTCGGTCGGGCCAGGCATCAGGGACGTCAGGGTGACGCCACTGTCACGCAGCTCCTCCTGCAGTGCCTCGGCGAACGACTGCAGGAACGATTTCGAGGCGTTGTAGACCGCGTGGTAGGGGCCGGGCATCTCCGAGACGATCGACGACGTCACCAGCACCCGCCCGGCGCCCTGGGCCGCCATGTCGCGCAGCACCAGCTTCGCCAGACGCACGGTGGAGACGATGTTGAGGTCGATGATCGCGAGCTCGTCGGCGAGCTCGTTGTCGAGGAACGCGCCGCCCGCGCCGATGCCGGCGTTGAGGGCGAGCACGTCGAGCGGACGGCGGTCCGCGGCGATCGCGCCGTACATCTCCGCGACGCCGCGTGCCTCACGCAGGTCGCACTGGACCGTGCGGACCTCGGCGCCGCACTGGCGCACGCGGTCAGCCGCGTCCTGCAGCGCCGTGTCCTCGGCGCCGACGATGACGTCGTAGCCGCGCTCGGCGAGCTGGACGGCGAGCTCGAGACCGATGCCGCTGGAAACGCCGGTGACCGCGGCAAGGGGACGCGAGGAGTGGTGCGTCGAGGATGCGGGTGCCATGGCGGGGAGGTATCCCGCGGCGGCGGCATTCACACGCCGCCGTACTCAGGCTCCAGCGGGCTCAGGCCCGATCCTCCTCACGCAACCGCGGGGGAGTGAAGTTGTCGGGCCGGAACCCGCGCTTGTCGGCGTAGAACGCGCGCACCCGCTCCATGTCGGCGGGGACGTCGCCGCTCGGGTGGAAGGTCGGGCCCCACCCGACCGTGCGCGAGGGCACATCGAGGAACGCCAGGGTGATCGGCAGGCCGCTGGACTCGGCGATGCGGTAGAAGCCGGACTTCCAGTACTCCCCACGGCTGCGGGTGCCTTCGGCGGCGATGCCGAGGAGGAACGGGTGCTCGCCCTCGGCCTGGGCGAGCAGGCTGCGCACCGTGGCGCGGGGGTTGTCGCGGTCCAGCGGGATCGCCCCGGTCGCGCGCAGCACCGGACCCAGCGGTCCGCGGAACCACTCCGCCTTCACGAGCAGGCCGATGCGGATGCCGTAGGACCAGCCGAGGAGCAGCGTCAGCACCCAGTCCCAGTTGGAGGTGTGCGGCGCGCCCACGAGTACGCCGCGCTCGGGGACCTCACCGACCGTCCGCCAGTGGGCGGCGCGCAGGACGAGGCGGGCGAGCGTACGGCGCAGCGGGGGTCGTCTCACGCCGCGACGGTACACAGTGCAGCGTGCCGCCTCAGTCGCGCTGGAGCCCGGTCCCGCCGGCGTCCGGGGCCGCGACGACGTCGCCGCCCTCCTCGAAGGTGTTGACCATGAACTGCGCGGCGTGCTCGGCGTAGTCCCAGAACTGCGCGTCCTGCTCGGGGGTGA
The nucleotide sequence above comes from Nocardioides massiliensis. Encoded proteins:
- a CDS encoding MarR family winged helix-turn-helix transcriptional regulator, with the protein product MSSSTPRWLERDQQHAWRSYVVGSTLLLAKLDRELRDEFGLALAEYEILVRLSESDGGRMRMSALADSMCHSRSRITHTVKRLQDRGVVERVAYGDDGRGVEAVLTDAGRQLLERAAPVHVHGVRRHFVDRLSADDLAAVGRAFGTAADALVAEHPAADIREAGGRALRGAVSRG
- a CDS encoding acetyl-CoA C-acetyltransferase; this translates as MPEAVIVSAARTPIGRANKGSLKEFRPDDLSALIVQAALDKVPALDPNTIDDLILGCGLPGGEAGNNMGRNVSVLLGLDDVPGTTITRYCSSSVQTTRMAFHAIKAGEGDAFISAGVETVSRFQFGTSDHIPNTHNPKFDEAKERTKASAAGGQVWTDPRGQGLLPDVYIAMGQTAENVASSRGLDRKVLDEFAVRSQNLAEERIKDGFWAREITPVTLADGTVVSADDGPRAGVTYDAISKLDPVFRPDGVVTAGNCCPLNDGAAAVIVMSDTKAAELGLTPLARIVSTGVSGLSPEIMGMGPVEASRRALKHAGMTIDDIDLVEINEAFAAQVVPSAEDLGVDWDNLNINGGSIAVGHPFGMTGARLQATMLNSLDWHDKSTGLITMCVGGGMGMALILERI
- a CDS encoding acyl-CoA thioesterase, with translation MRHTYSCPLRWADMDMLAHVNNVTYIDYLQEARIDMLVNHAPVRGGEDLAEGVVVVRHEVDYLAPLTYRPDPVLVETWVTEVRAATFTMAYEVFDQHPDGTRTVYLRARSVLTPYVFAEERPRRLSVREREVLGVFLDEQTPPLRAPDVRRCAPLPEGGQSLSYDLHVRWSDVDAYGHVNNVKYFEYLQESRVAFLSTLREPGDAPVWVVVAGTDVDYLRPVLFRSRPYLVTSRIARLGRSSLTIASEIRDGQDPDAAVQARGEVTIVRFDRKAGTAVPFDDDHRARLAPLL
- a CDS encoding SDR family NAD(P)-dependent oxidoreductase, with protein sequence MAPASSTHHSSRPLAAVTGVSSGIGLELAVQLAERGYDVIVGAEDTALQDAADRVRQCGAEVRTVQCDLREARGVAEMYGAIAADRRPLDVLALNAGIGAGGAFLDNELADELAIIDLNIVSTVRLAKLVLRDMAAQGAGRVLVTSSIVSEMPGPYHAVYNASKSFLQSFAEALQEELRDSGVTLTSLMPGPTDTEFFARAGMLDTAIGQGPKDDPADVARQGIEALLSGDSRVTGGGLKTRVQDIAAKVTPDKVKAVLHRGLAEPCSGD
- a CDS encoding 1-acyl-sn-glycerol-3-phosphate acyltransferase, with amino-acid sequence MRRPPLRRTLARLVLRAAHWRTVGEVPERGVLVGAPHTSNWDWVLTLLLGWSYGIRIGLLVKAEWFRGPLGPVLRATGAIPLDRDNPRATVRSLLAQAEGEHPFLLGIAAEGTRSRGEYWKSGFYRIAESSGLPITLAFLDVPSRTVGWGPTFHPSGDVPADMERVRAFYADKRGFRPDNFTPPRLREEDRA